A segment of the Ipomoea triloba cultivar NCNSP0323 chromosome 1, ASM357664v1 genome:
GCCCAAAGTgctaaaaaaatgtcaaataacaTTACTCAAAGAAGTTCATCAATCTTAACTTTCCAATGAATAACTTGAAGCTACATTACGCGTAAGGCGTAACAAATACAAAATAAGAGTCTGGAAGAGATATTAAATACATAACCATAAGTGATGATTCTATTTTACCAAAATAAAGTAGACAGAAAGAGACTCAATCCCTCCTTCCATTCCCAATATGACAAGTTAATATAAGTCAGCTTTCGTTTAGCAGACTAAGGAAAATGCCTTTTCGTGGAAGCCCAACCATCATTCCACTCACAATAGCATAGTAGTAAAGAACTAAAGACTCACTGCAGAGTACACTGACATTAAGCTTCTTATTCCTCAGCCTgctgaaaatattatatttctctcTGTTTCTGAGCATTATCAGCTCCTAATTCCAAATCATGTTGCACAAAAGGACACTAAAGAACTCCAATGAATTGATTTTCATCTTGGCTTGGAGCAATGACTTTCAGAAAGTGAATTTCAAAAGTAGGAATGGTGGAAAGAGGAAGGATGACGATTTCGGGATTAATCCTAGCAGCAAAATCAAATCCCTAATTGGTGAACCTTAAGCCTGTCAGAGAAATCCCTATTTGGTGAGCCCAATCATACtgacaaatatataaatttattcacCCGATCCGAAAATTTCATTCACTTCAGAAGAAGCAACTCATAAAATCGACAGACCTCATCATACAACAAGAAGATTAAACACAAACAATGACGCACACGCGAAGAAAAACAATTTTAGCATTTCGCAACTGAATGCTTTAAGAGCGAGCTACCTCAATGACGGAACTAACGTTCGGAAAGTTTCCGGCGGCGAGAGAGGGCTTTGATGCACGACGTCGTACTGTCCACTTCCCCTACTTCTACTTCTGCTGCTGCTTCTTCGTGTTGAGCCGTCTTTGTTGTGTTGTGTCTCGTGAAAGTGAAAATGAAGTGCCGGGGCGGATAATCTTGGGCAAAATTGTAATACGGATCATCTATTTGGATAAAACAGTAATTACATCTTCTTTTTCTGCtcgtgataataataattaataaatgactCCGTATTTTGAAAGGTCCTTGGAAGAAGCGGAAATTTTACTTGGACCTCAAACGTTTCGAATGTTAACAATTTTCCCCAAAAAGTTTTCTAAAATTCCAATAAAACCCCTTGAATTTCCCTTTTTAAACCTTAATTCCACAATATCTTGTAAACATGTCAAGATCCATCTAATGGAGTAGTGGAGTACGCTACTAATAGCAAGCTAGTAGTAGATTTTTAGGAGAAGAGTGGAGAGaaggaaaaaagagaaaaataataataataatttaaaaatgaaattataatttttatgcGCCCAATTGTTTCATGTAATGTAGACTAGTGCACATAATTCgcaccaaaataaaaataaaaaataaaaaattagttgtTGCAAGAACAATTCTTTTTTTCTGTTTAGCAACATAACTTATAAGTTAGCTTAGCCTATTATTTTAAAACGTTCCTTAGTTTTTGTAagcttatttaatttgtaataagcttaaataatttataaactcTATCCAGCAGTGAGCAGTGAGCTAGTCTCACGGTGTCATCTATATACTattatatttacacatattattgCCGGCTTTGTACGTGTAGATTTTACaatttatacaaattttaaCAATGTTTGAATTTTGACTTAAACACAACACTTTTATTTCTGTgttgtataataattattgtaatttCCGAAAATTCAAATGCATTATATATTGTTGGAACACAAGCTTAATTCTGTGAATAATGTGGTCATATAAAGTGGAAATTAAATCATAGTACACATTGATATATTAGTAGCCATGGACGATTACGTATCCTATTACTCCATCTTAAATATAATAGATCAGAAGaacataacaataattaatGTCAGAAATTGGAATGGAAAATGCAAATTAAAGCTAGCGCTAGCtataatttatatgtatgtacaaCGATTGGAGTTGTCCATTGTAACGACACCACCAACATGCATCATCTCCATCTCAATTATAGTTGAGCATCTGGTTCCAGTTTACTCCTTTCGATATCGCAGGTCCTCTCCTAAATGCTTTTATTTTCATCGGGCTCCCCTCGCTCTGTTCACAAACATAGTAACATAGATTTTGTGATCAGAAACCACGTCACCAAAACATAACAGATTTGATTAATgataaggttacaagttcaaatTCCAGCCTAGATTATGACTTGTCTATTCCAGTCAGCCTAATCTAGGCTGGCCCCTCTAGTAGTGATGGTTATAACTAGTTCTGGTTAGCTTAATCTTAAGCTGGCCTCAAGTAGTGATGGTTATAACTAGTCTATTACAGTTAGACTAATCTAGGTTGGCCCTGGCCCTCTAGTAGTGAGGGTTATGACTGATTCCAGTCATCATAATCTAGGCTAGCTCTCGAGTAGTGATGGTTATGACTCATCTATTCCAATTAGCCTAATCTTAGGCTGGCCCTCGAGTATATATGGTTATAACTGGTCTATTGGCCCTGGCCCTGGCCTTGGCCTCTAGTAGTGATGTTTATGACTGGTTCCAGTTAGCCTAACTTAGGCTGACCCTCGAGTAGTGATGGTTATGACTCGTCTATTCTAGTCTAATCCTCGAGTAGTGATGGTTATGATTGATCGATTCCAGTCAACCACCTAACCTAGGGTGGTCCTCGAGAGTAGTGATTGAGGGTTTTCTGGTCGTCTCAAAACATAAAAGATTGGATTAGAATGATGTTACCATTAGGCATGTGCCCTGGGCGGTATCACAGACGGGGTAGTCTGGTGGGCAGCAGTAGTAGTAGTCATCACAGCAGGTGGCGGAGTCTATAGGGCAGCATCCCCAGCCGAAGCAGATGTTGGAGTACTGGTAAATACAGCAGCATGTACTGCCGATGGGGCAGCTGTAGTAGTCGTCGCATTCGGTGGGGGGCTTTTCCGGTGGAGACGGCGGGGATGGCCCGGGATTCGGAGGGTTGGGACTGTTCTTTATGGGGTACGAAGCCTCCATTGCAATACCGCATTTGCCTGTTGATGTGTTGCCCAAGTTGCGCTCAAGCTTAATGTATCCATTGTCACCCCAGTTTGGGCCCCATGAATTCTTCACCACCCAGTAATCCGTTCCGTTTTCGCTCCCGTATCCAACGGCCAGAACGCCATGATCTAGTTGTGTCCCACACAACCCGGTGAACACACCCTACATACAAACAAACAACTCGAGCTTAACTCACTGGTTCAGTATGCAGTATTTGAAAAACTTTAACAACCATAGTGTGAAAATTATGCCCAAAAAGAGCAGAATTATGCCCAAAAAAGGCAGATACATTTGACACTGTCACTGCGTTATTGATTTACATTCTCAAATGTCCTGTCAAGCAAAGGTGAAGGTGTGCCAACTCGATCTTGTAGGTGAAAATTCAACCTTAACTTGTGGGGAAGAAATGTAATTATGCTCGAATATTAATGAAAATGACGAAAACCTAGTAAGACGTACCGATTCATAGAATTGGAATGCCCGACCACCAGCTTCAATGGCAACACTAACAGGCTGATGAGCAACAGCCTTCATCAATGACTTCTCATCGTTTTCGGGAACATCTTCATACCCATCAATGGAAACCACACGTGTATTTCTCTACAAGAAAATAACAATCAAAGTTAAGAAAGCTAGGTTTAATTTCTGTATGTCTgttataaattaaactaattaacgTACCTTAGAAGTATCACAGTAAGTATCCTGAGCTTTGTAAGGGTAGTCTTCCTCGGTGTCAATCCCTCCATTTTTGACAATGAAATCATAGGCATAATCCATAAGACCACCATTGCATCCCATGTTGTAAATCTTGTCACAAGACACCAGTTCTTGCTCTGACAGGGAGATCAGGTCCCCGGTAACAATCTGATTTATTCCCTCCACAGCGCCAATAGTTGAGAATGCCCAACAACTCCCTTATTtgaatcaaacaaattaaaccaaatgaTCATGATAGATCCACTAATGAATTGTacgagaaaacaaaaagaaacccGCATGAACTTAGTTAAGTGGTTTTTAGTAGCTAGGCATTATTTGGAAGGTTCGAAACTTGACACAACGGTGTGggattatgcttaaaagtagTCAGAATTCGAAACTCGACAACATTATGTGGGATTATGTCAAAGTGGATAGATCCTTGTGTGTATCTACTATACATCTGGCCCTATCGTTTAATTAAGCTAGGGTTACCAAGATAGGGGTTACCGTCACGATGACAAGGTTAGGAATTCAACCTTTAGGCTTTAGGGATTCAAggtttaaagaagaaaaaacaaaaacaaatctaGTAAAAAAACACAGATTTAGTTAAGTGGGTTTTACTAGGCATTATTTAGAAGGTTCAAATCAGACAGGAGAGTGTGTaattatgacaaaaaataaacagAATTTGAAACTCGACGGCAGTAGTGTAGGATTATGTCAAAATAGACCAATCATTGTGCTCTAAGCTAGGTTAAAGTGATTTATCTCATTTCACATGATAAATGGGACCAAGATATGAATTTCCTAGGGTTAAGGATTCAACCTCTTCgggaagacaaaaaaaaaaacaaaaagctcAATGATTTCAAATCAAGAGGGTAAAAAAGCTAAGGCTCACCACACTGGCCTTGATCTTTGACAGGAGTAACGGCACCTTTCTCTCTCCAGTCAACGGATTCCGGGACACGGTCGCCGTGGTGGAAAGCGTGCCTTTTCGTGGAACTCTTGATCAGCCGGCCCTTCCGGTCGATCCTTCCCCCAACGTACAAGGACCGGAACTCGTCATTGGTGAGATCGGCGAAGCGGTTCAGCCCAACCTTGTAACTCCGTCCCTCGACGGAGTTATGCTCGTCGACGAACTGCAGATTATCCTTGAACGCCTCGAAGCGCCTCCCCTTCTCCCCGAGGGCATTATAGCTCTTGCGGTGCTTCACGAGCCACGTCTCGTAGATCCTCATCACCTCCTCGTTGGAGCGGGGGAGGGCCGTTCCCTTCACGCCGTGCTGCTCGTCGTAGTGGATGATGGACATGTCGAGGGCCGACGAAAGAACGAAAAACGCGCAGAGAACGCATAGAGAAATCTTGAAAGAAGCCATCGTATCGTTGGGGTTTTGCATTGGCTTCGGGTGGATGAAGATATATAGAGGGTTTGGGAGGGGGGAAGACGAGTCCGAGAAGGAATGAAGAAATTGGATTGTGAGAAGGGATCGGAAGGAGAAGTCCGATGGAAATGGGACGTTCAAATGCGGCGATACGTAAAATCTCTGCGACCCTATGTAAGGTCCGATGTTGTCCATCCAACCAGACTCAGACTCTTATTTTTTGAGAGTACGCTAttttttctgaattttttttaattcaccaccatgtgaattaaatggttattattattctctTAAAAAATCTGGGCGTGAGAAATTTTGActaggtttaattttttttcttttattataatttataattataactagATATTTTTTATAAGTTTTGTTGAAAGACAAACAAATCAATATATTAAGTCTCATCAAAGAAATAAGGAGGGAAGTCGTCTTAGTATATATGATTGGATTGTGTCTCAACCATTCTAACAAGAGCATGAGCAAACTCATTCctttaaactaaaaaaagaaaaaatagataaaaatgaACTAGATAAACAGTCAAAAATAATACTACTAAGATAGGACCGATTGATTTCTCTATTGCATAAGGCATGAGCCAAGATTAAGACAATCGGACTTGTTGGTTTCTctaccaatattttttttaagttgatATGATGCAATTTTAACTTTTCAAACATATAGtctaactttattttatttataaaatcattattaaaaaaaagtaattaagttTGTAAAAtactctatctatctatataggTTATTTCTTATTTGCGCAATTACTTTTAAaccattcttttttctttttttgtaaatttacatgtctttctctccgtccgtccGGGTCCCCGGGTTCTCCCggaattcctccccacaaagagagttcacttgccacttgagctatcccATTGGGTTAAACCATTCTATggactaatattaaattttatattatttgtcaaCTAATTAAAATGCAACATTATAACCTTAATGCACCAataatttatgattttaaattttataagttaaaaaaTAGTAGTCCCCAATTAAAATGAAGCTGATATACCATTAGGAATCTATAATTTTTTGAACACTGCAATTAAGGTTTGGATTATAGAGTTTATgactcagttttttttttttgttttatttggtttagaaGTTCACTTTTTTAGGGCTTAGGGTCTAGcatttatgatttatatttaaattttaatatttttcattgatttttttaaatttatccaggtttgcatatttagttgttacaaattggatatttaagtgttaaagtttgcaaagtgaagttgatgataattacgaaaatgtgaTAGAATGGTTTATTCTGATCTGATTCGTTCAATAGATTGATTCTTAGTTTTCTCCGAGATatcaatgaaaagaaaaaaaaaaaaaaacgcagtTGCATTTTTATAGTTTTGTGtaccatttatatttatatggttAACTAAGTGTTGGTATGTGGTATAATAAGCCATGATTTGTGGTGCACCACCAAGTGATTGAAAGAAGTTAATTAAAAAAGCAATGGGTTCGATAGACTCATTAGTAGTACTGTTGGACCAAAGGGTCTATTGAACCTGTTGACTAGTATGTTGAGCCCATTGATATATCCCGTGATCAACAAGGTTGACACTCTCGTTGAGTGGTGCACTAATGATTGGCTTGTAGTGTAACGGGttgatttattttatggttAATAAAGTTCATTTATAAAGTTGACATTTTATTACATGAAAAATTCCAAagtctagaaaatgaaaaataattagggaCATAAACTTCATAATTTGTAAGTATCATTAAAATCTAACTATTTCATTTGTTCCTAACAGATCATATTAGTCTCACATTGATTAGATATCATGACTTGCACCGTAAACAATAATCTTTATAAGTGATTAGATAACAAGAAAATTTCTTTAATAGAATTGAACAATAATAACTCTAATATGCTAAGGACCTTATGGTACAGTGACACAAGTTACTCTATCATATGAGAGTTTCAAtatgttgagaaaatagttagtaatattaaaaaaaaaataataataactcgaATATGAAATAACTATACTTAAAATActatacataataattataggtaaaacaagaaaaagaaaaaaaaaacggggGGTCACTACTGCTTCTTTTGACTACATTGAGAAATAATATTGTGTAACGGAATTattccaaaaaaagaaaaaaaattgtgtaacaGACGAATCTCGTTTACGCGTTAGCTGTAGCCTGTGGCACATCGCACATATTAAGAAACTCTTGTAATCTCATTGGATTAGTAAGGATAATCTTAATCAGCATAATAAATCTACTAATTAATTATGCCATTAATACATAGTTCTTCACTGTTCTTACTATGAAGATTGGTGAGGAGGTAAACAGCTAAATGTGACTCAATTGGCCTACAATTAGTCTACAGCAAATGAACTGACCTGTTGGAATTCTATGATTTTTTAAACTCGAGACTTTTGATTAAGTTGAAAGAGACCCACATTATCTCATACATAACTCATGAATTCGATTTTGCATTTATTCCAagtaaacatattttttaaaattttgtttctcCCATTTCTATTTCCCTAAAAACATGGAAATTTTCTCTTGCATGTCATTAAACACGGCCAGCATCTATCAAGTAGTAATGTAGTATCATATGAAATGTTGCATTATTATATTTGTGACTTTGTGTCAACAAGTGCCCTTAAtgttcttttccttttgttttgatttattaCTTCTTTCACCACATTTTCAAGGATATTGAGATGAACTAATTCTTTTTAAGATGAACGTGAAAGAATCGGATTTGTGCAATGCTACTTAACAAGTGCACTTGACTGGCGACACTgattaagcatatatatatatatatatatatatatatataaataacccAAATTTGTTTCATGGAAAATAAACAATGAGATTCACGCTACACTGCTGATCAATGATTGAATTACAGAAAAACATGAAGTATACACAATCTGGCCACATCTACATCCACCAAGAAAGTAAATTTCGACTCATAATTTAGTTGTTTcatgttaaagaaaaaaatttaaaaagttgtttcATGGTGTCAGATAGGTAACAAGGGTAAATTTTCAGTGTTTTTTAAGTTCTACAAAACACATATAAAaggatgtaaattatggtaactaAACTGATATAGTTTGGCTGTCCAAACATCTCAATGTTTTCTTGAAGAATGAAGTGTGGTTAATTCGTCTAGCAAAGCAGTCAAACCACAGTAAGAAGACCCTCCTTCCTCAATAGCTTTCTTAGCCATCTCTTTGTAAGCCTTTGCTCTGCTCTTCAACtcttcaccctccatcatcACTCTCTTCATTGCCTCAGCAATGGCATCACTCTTCACCCCATCATTCCCCGACCTCATCCATTTTTTCGACCCCACCCCGACCCCGGTCCTCAAAACCTGGGTCACTAGCTTCTCGTTGTAAAACTGTTCAGCACACATGGGCCACGTCACAAACGGCACCCCAGCACAGACTCCTTCCAGAGTCGAGTTCCACCCGCAATGCGTCACGAAAGCTCCTACTGCCTGGTGGTCCAGGATGACCACCTGAGGGGCCCACCCTCTTATGACCAGCCCTCGCTCTTTAGTCCTCTCCTCAAATCCTTCTGGCATCCATTTCTCATCCTCCGCGCCCTCGCCCCGCCCCTTTCGGATTACCCAGACGAAGTCCAGCCCGGAGGATTCGATCCCCCGGGCGAGCTCGCCGAGCTGATTGGGAGCAAAGCTGGCCATTCCGCTCCCGAAACAGATATAAACAATGGAATTGGGGGCCTTGGAATCGAGCCATTCCAAGCATTGGTGTTCGTCTATGGAGGGTTTATCCCCTCTTTCCGCTCTACTTTCATTGCAAAGAGAAAGCGGTCCGACCGGCCAGGCCTTTATCCCCAAATCATTCCTATAGTAATCCGCGTACTCTCTCTCCAGCTCATAAAAACTGTTGAAAATCACCCCGTACGAATTAACATCGGATTCCCTAACCCGTTTCATTAATTCCCCCGAATAAGAATCCAACAACCCACGGTCGACCGGGGAGAGCTGCAGCCTCGTCAGCCTGATGTCATGCGGGAGATTCGGAATAGAAACGGGTTCACAATCTGACGTCACATTCTTAAACGGATCATAAACCCGGAGGTTATACCACCCGCACAACGCGATATAGCTCGTGCCGTGAAAAACCAACCGCGGGACGCGGAATTTCGCCGCCGCATCGGTGGCCCACGGGAAAAACATGTCGGCGACGAGACAATCCGGTCGGTGTTGCTCTAAAAGCTCTTCCAAGGGCTCCTGGAGCATCGCACAGGCTGCATGGAAATTCGGGACCGCATCGTCCGGCGCGAGATCTAGCCGCTCGCAACCTTCCGGCAAGCCGGCCCGGGCGGCCGGAAAATCCAGGACGACGATTTGGATTCGCCGGCCGAGTTCTGTCGTGGCTTTGACGATTGAGTCGGAGAAGACGGGCTGGTTTCGCGGGGTGGTGATAATGGTGGCCCTAACGCCTCGAGAAGCGAAGAGTTTTGCCATGTCGAGAGTTGGGATCATGTGGCCTTGAGCCATCATGGGGAAGAAGAAAACGTGGAGTTGATCATAAGCCGCCATGGAGATACAACGATGAAGAAAGCCTGGAGAAATGGGAAGAGAACACAGGACGCCATTGGAGCATTTAAAGGAAGAGAAAAGggttaatttcttaattaaattcACTTTCCAAACTTTAGTAAAGGAAATGTAATCAGaaaacagatttttttttttcaacttttatttAAGTCGTGCTTGATTCACgtaataaaaatagaaagaatatatattgtgACCCTCCAAAAGTTTGGTACgcaaaaattcataatatagaatgaattatatttgttaatgtttggttaACTTGCAAAATATATAGAAAGAATAAACTATGGGTTGGGCAATGGCGGCAATCTTGCATTCCGCTTCAGCCCAAGTGATCGGCTTCGAcctatttcaaattttcaatatgAGATTTCAAGATGCTCATACAATTTTGGAAGGGATTACTACCTTTCTAATTTTTATAGGTGACCGGTTTATAATTAATGTGCATGTTTTGgggtatttagtatttattacTTTTCTAGTTTAGTGGAAGTACCATAATTACtttttagcaattttttttttgaaaggtactTTTTAGCAATATAAATACTCTGAAAATAGGGGCTTCTAAAGGGCTAAACTCATTTTactcaaagcaataatattattctCTTACTCTGAACATGTGTATGAAGCCGAATACGCCAGGGGGATCAAAGTCATCAATTGTGAGTAGTAGATGGAATAGTCGTACTACCTACGAGAAAATGGGTAACAACGATATGATGGTGCACTCCATATCTAATGAATAGGCTAAGGAGGAATTGGTTGTTAGGGATAGATACCCAATAAGGAGTTAAAGTGGCAAGTCAACATATAGAAATTACTTTccaaaatatcaatatattccTCAAATCACCTCCACTACCTAAGTATCTTTATATTTCCTAAATCACTATTATATCTCACAAAATATTCCACTCTACCATAAATCCCAATTACTATAAGTATATTACATTACTAAAGTATGAGCTATTATGATCTAGATATGTAACCTTTAATATATGTGCAAACACACATGGATCTCGATTCTTATAAGAACCACTTACGTGAGAACCCGTGAACCATTTTGGACGGTAGATATGGCAATGATATGATGGCTTCatttaatgttttgtttttatctattattttaaattttggaggCAGGATAATGTGGTAATTGTTTAGTACGCTTAGTGTGTTGCATTGTAGAACATTGA
Coding sequences within it:
- the LOC116024044 gene encoding cysteine proteinase RD21A-like; translation: MQNPNDTMASFKISLCVLCAFFVLSSALDMSIIHYDEQHGVKGTALPRSNEEVMRIYETWLVKHRKSYNALGEKGRRFEAFKDNLQFVDEHNSVEGRSYKVGLNRFADLTNDEFRSLYVGGRIDRKGRLIKSSTKRHAFHHGDRVPESVDWREKGAVTPVKDQGQCGSCWAFSTIGAVEGINQIVTGDLISLSEQELVSCDKIYNMGCNGGLMDYAYDFIVKNGGIDTEEDYPYKAQDTYCDTSKRNTRVVSIDGYEDVPENDEKSLMKAVAHQPVSVAIEAGGRAFQFYESGVFTGLCGTQLDHGVLAVGYGSENGTDYWVVKNSWGPNWGDNGYIKLERNLGNTSTGKCGIAMEASYPIKNSPNPPNPGPSPPSPPEKPPTECDDYYSCPIGSTCCCIYQYSNICFGWGCCPIDSATCCDDYYYCCPPDYPVCDTAQGTCLMSEGSPMKIKAFRRGPAISKGVNWNQMLNYN
- the LOC116024034 gene encoding scopoletin glucosyltransferase-like encodes the protein MAAYDQLHVFFFPMMAQGHMIPTLDMAKLFASRGVRATIITTPRNQPVFSDSIVKATTELGRRIQIVVLDFPAARAGLPEGCERLDLAPDDAVPNFHAACAMLQEPLEELLEQHRPDCLVADMFFPWATDAAAKFRVPRLVFHGTSYIALCGWYNLRVYDPFKNVTSDCEPVSIPNLPHDIRLTRLQLSPVDRGLLDSYSGELMKRVRESDVNSYGVIFNSFYELEREYADYYRNDLGIKAWPVGPLSLCNESRAERGDKPSIDEHQCLEWLDSKAPNSIVYICFGSGMASFAPNQLGELARGIESSGLDFVWVIRKGRGEGAEDEKWMPEGFEERTKERGLVIRGWAPQVVILDHQAVGAFVTHCGWNSTLEGVCAGVPFVTWPMCAEQFYNEKLVTQVLRTGVGVGSKKWMRSGNDGVKSDAIAEAMKRVMMEGEELKSRAKAYKEMAKKAIEEGGSSYCGLTALLDELTTLHSSRKH